Genomic window (Melioribacteraceae bacterium):
GTCTCAATTAGTTTATCAACAAACTGGATTGTACACAAATCCTTTGGTGACATAATATAATCTTCACCAAGTATTAGGGTGTATTTATCATCAACATCCTTAATTTCATATTCTCTTCTGCATGGCTGAAGACACTCCCCTTTATTAGCGCTTTTATTGAATAGCTCATGACTCATAAAACATCTGCCGCTAACCGCTACACACATTGCCCCGTGAATAAATGTTTCGATTTCGAGTGATGTCCTTGATTTAATCTCACTAATTTTTTCTAAAGTGCATTCTCGTGCTAACACTACCCGGGAAGCACCTAGTCTTTCATAAAACTTCAAAGATTCTGAATTAGAAATTGAGGCCTGAGTACTAATACAGAACGGCATCTTGTAATCTAAACACTTGTTAATTACCGACATATCCCAGCAGATAATTAAATCTACACCGGAATGCTTTGCCGCATTAACTATTTTATCTAATTGCTCAAGCTCTTCTTCGTAAATAATGGTATTAAGAGTCAAATGTGCCTTCACCCCGGCAGAATGGCACAATTCAACAATCTTTGGTAAGTCCGCTACCGCAAAATTATTAGCTGCGGCACGCATATTTAGATTTTCAACTCCAAAATAAACTGCATCGGCACCATTATGAATTGCCGTATTTAACATCATCCAATTTCCTGCCGGCGCGAGGAGTTCTGGTTTTTTATTTAGTTTGTTCATTTTCGTTCAGCTTATAATTACTTAAAAACAGTTTTTAGTTGCGCAGAGTAGCTGCCTGTACCTTATTTTCGGCTTAAAGATATCTTACTGAAACAGTAAAAAATTCTCTTTCCTTTTTATTATCTTAGACTAAAATAATAAAAAAGTTTGTAGATGAGTCTTAAGTCCATTATTTGAAGAATGGGAATCTCAACTTATAAAGTTTAAAGTGAAAAAAAAGACTAACACAACAGAAAATTTAATCTTCCCAGGAGCTGAGTTCTTCTACCAAAACTTAGCACCAATGTTGTTAACTCATAAAGATTCTTCAATTATACCAAATAAAAAATTGCTTGATCTTTTAGGACCCGAGTATGATTTCGGTGATGTTTTTTTTCAGAATATAGATTTATACGATCCTCGAAATTTTAAGATTACTTCAGAGGCACTTCCCTTTTTAAGCAATGATTCAACTTCGGTTTTAGACTTTCTATTTAAATTATCCGATGCAAATATAGGCGACAGATGGTTTCGAGTTGATACTTTTAATGTCCCCGATTCTGATGTTAATAAAGTTTCCTTTTTTCATGATGTAACCGAAGCAAAAGAACAAGAACAAAGTATATCAGAAACTTTAAATAGCATACAGACAGTTTTTTATTCTTCAAATGCAGAAGGTACCGATTACAATTTTATTTCTGATGCTGTGAGAACTCTCTTTGGATTTACCCCCGAAGAGATTTATGGTAATAAAACCAAGATGCTTCGCTCTATTTACAGCGATGATTTTATGAATTTCAAGAGATTTATAAAAAAATTAAAAGCCGGCACTGATGCTGTAGTTGAATATAGAATGAAAGACCGTTTTGGAAAGGAACATTGGATTAGACACTCTGGAATTCCAATTAAAAAGGGGGGCGTTATCGTTCGCGTTGTGGGAACGCTGAGTGATATTACTGAAGAAAAATTTATTCAGCTTAAACTTGTTAAATCGGAAGAACGATTTCGTTTATTAGTTGATACCGCCGATGATCTGATATTTATACTTGATGGATTTGGCTATTTTTGGATGGTCAATAAAAATGGGGCAAGAGCTTTAGGCTACACTCCCGAAGAAATGAAGGGAAGGCATTTTCTTGAGTTCATTGATAAAGAATATGAAAATAAAATTACCGAGGCGTTTTCAAAAATTTTAGTTACGGAAGATATCACCACTTTTGAAGCGGTTTTTTTAGACAGATTTGATCGTGCCATTACTTTTGAGATTAACGCAAAACCGGTAATGAACGAGGGAGAGATCACTGGAATGTTGAGTATCGGCAGAAATATTAGCCGAAGAAAAGCAGACGAACAAAAAATTAAAGATCTTAATTCTAAATTGATTGAGGCAAATAGAATAATTGCAATAGAAAGAGAAAGAGCCCGACACAAAATTACAGTACTTGAAGAACTTAATAAGTTAAAAAGTGAATTCATTTCAAATGTATCGCATGAGCTTCGGACTCCCCTTGCCTCAATCGTTGGTTTTGCCGAAACTATTGAATCAGATTCTGAACTGCCACCGGAATCTGTTAAAGAATTCAGCAATATTATTTTAACCGAAGGGAAAAGACTTGCAAGATTAATTAATGATTTACTCGACTTCTCCAAACTCGATACGGGGGTAGAAGAGCTTCACAAAGAAAGCACCAACATTGTTGAACTTGCCACTCAAATAATTAATAGCTTTAAAGATGCAATGGATGAGAAAAAGATTTCTGTTACTACCGAGTTTGCAGCAAAAGAAATAGAAATAAAACTCGATAAAGATAGAATTTCTAAAGTGCTTTTTAATTTATTGTCCAATGCATTAAAATTCACAAATCCCGGTGGACGAATTTCAGTATTGATACAAGATTTTGATTCCGAGGTTGAGATTGCGGTAAGTGATACGGGGGTGGGAATACCCGAAAAAGAAATTCCTAATCTATTCCAAAAATTTACAAAAGTACAAAGAATTGGAGCTCAGGTTGGAGGAACAGGTTTCGGACTTGTAACAGTTAAGCAGATTGTTGATTTACACAAAGGAATTATTAAGGTTAGTAGTGAGGTTGATAGAGGATCTACATTTATTATCCGCTTGCCAAAATAATTATTGAGGGAAAATTGGAAAAATTAGTTTTTATTGTTGATGATGAAGAATCCATTTTGAAAATGCTTACTCACTGGGTAAAAAATCAGTGGGGATATTCTGTTAAGACTTTTACTAATGGAGCAGATCTTCTTCAATCGTTACATCAAAATCCGGATTTGGTTTTGTTGGACATAATGTTGCCCGATATTAATGGAAACGTTATTCTTGAAAAAGTAAAACTTCAAATGCCTTCGTTACCGGTAATTATGTTATCGGCACAAGGAAGTGTTGACGTAGCCCTTGAATCTATAAGATTAGGGGCTTATGACTATTTTCCAAAACCTGTTGATAAAAACAGACTTGAACCCGCGATACGAAACGCAATTAAAAATCATGACCTTGAAAGAGAGATATCAAAACTAAAACAAAACATTAGAACTGAATATAGCTTCGAAAATATCATTTCAGCAGATAAAAAAATGCAGGACGCCTTTCGTATGATTTCAAAAGTGCTGGATAATGATATAACCGTTTTGATTCATGGTGAAAGTGGAACCGGGAAAGAACTTGTTGCAAGAGCAATTCATTATAATGGAATAAGAAAGGACAATTCCTTTGTTGTAGTTAATTGCGCCTCAATTCCAAGAGAACTTTTAGAAAGCGAGTTATTCGGACATGAAAAAGGTTCGTTCACAGGTGCTCACCAAAGAAAGATCGGCAAATTTGAACTGGCGAAGGGGGGAACTATTTTCCTCGATGAAATTGGTGAAATGGAAATGTCTCTTCAAGCAAAAATATTAAGGGTTATTCAGCAAAAAGAATTTGAGAGAATTGGCGGCAACGAAGTAATAAAAACTGATGTTAGAATTATTTCTGCTACAAATAGAGACTTAAAAAACGCCGTAGAGAATAAACAGTTTAGAGAGGATTTATACTATCGCCTAAACTCTTTCCCAATTAATATATTACCCTTGAGAGAAAGAAAAGGTGATATTGTTATTCTAGTTGATCACTTTTTGCAGTTGTTCAATAAAAAGCTAAACAAAGAGGTGAAGGGAGTTACAAAGCAAGCTCTTAAAATAATGTATGATTATGACTGGCCCGGTAATGTTCGTGAATTAGAGAATACGATTGAGCGCTGTATGATTTTAAGTGATAGCGATATGATAGATGTGGATGTTCTACCTACAGTTATTAAAGGGCAATTCATTAATCCTTCTATTCCATCAGATAATGTTTTGTTTGGAGATGAATCTCCAGTAATTCCTTTTGAAAAATTAAAAGAGGAAGCAATTAAACACGCGTTGAGGATTACACAAGATAATGTAGTTGAAGCTGCTCGTAAATTAAGAATTGGGCGGGCTACAATGTATAGGTTAATGGATAAGTATAACATTGATCATCGAAAAGATTAGAG
Coding sequences:
- a CDS encoding sigma-54-dependent Fis family transcriptional regulator, which gives rise to MEKLVFIVDDEESILKMLTHWVKNQWGYSVKTFTNGADLLQSLHQNPDLVLLDIMLPDINGNVILEKVKLQMPSLPVIMLSAQGSVDVALESIRLGAYDYFPKPVDKNRLEPAIRNAIKNHDLEREISKLKQNIRTEYSFENIISADKKMQDAFRMISKVLDNDITVLIHGESGTGKELVARAIHYNGIRKDNSFVVVNCASIPRELLESELFGHEKGSFTGAHQRKIGKFELAKGGTIFLDEIGEMEMSLQAKILRVIQQKEFERIGGNEVIKTDVRIISATNRDLKNAVENKQFREDLYYRLNSFPINILPLRERKGDIVILVDHFLQLFNKKLNKEVKGVTKQALKIMYDYDWPGNVRELENTIERCMILSDSDMIDVDVLPTVIKGQFINPSIPSDNVLFGDESPVIPFEKLKEEAIKHALRITQDNVVEAARKLRIGRATMYRLMDKYNIDHRKD
- a CDS encoding U32 family peptidase, with the protein product MNKLNKKPELLAPAGNWMMLNTAIHNGADAVYFGVENLNMRAAANNFAVADLPKIVELCHSAGVKAHLTLNTIIYEEELEQLDKIVNAAKHSGVDLIICWDMSVINKCLDYKMPFCISTQASISNSESLKFYERLGASRVVLARECTLEKISEIKSRTSLEIETFIHGAMCVAVSGRCFMSHELFNKSANKGECLQPCRREYEIKDVDDKYTLILGEDYIMSPKDLCTIQFVDKLIETGIDSFKIEGRKRSPEYISTVVSTYRRAIDLYFEGNLTKEIKNNLYEELQKVYNRGFSSGFYFGVPGGESFTDKHGSSATTKKAYVGKVLNYYKQTKIVFVRLEAETLKVGDSVYLIGNTTGVINHKLSNMVKDNIEIEMANKGDEVTFVCEDTVRVNDKVYKIIDVET
- a CDS encoding PAS domain-containing sensor histidine kinase, which translates into the protein MKKKTNTTENLIFPGAEFFYQNLAPMLLTHKDSSIIPNKKLLDLLGPEYDFGDVFFQNIDLYDPRNFKITSEALPFLSNDSTSVLDFLFKLSDANIGDRWFRVDTFNVPDSDVNKVSFFHDVTEAKEQEQSISETLNSIQTVFYSSNAEGTDYNFISDAVRTLFGFTPEEIYGNKTKMLRSIYSDDFMNFKRFIKKLKAGTDAVVEYRMKDRFGKEHWIRHSGIPIKKGGVIVRVVGTLSDITEEKFIQLKLVKSEERFRLLVDTADDLIFILDGFGYFWMVNKNGARALGYTPEEMKGRHFLEFIDKEYENKITEAFSKILVTEDITTFEAVFLDRFDRAITFEINAKPVMNEGEITGMLSIGRNISRRKADEQKIKDLNSKLIEANRIIAIERERARHKITVLEELNKLKSEFISNVSHELRTPLASIVGFAETIESDSELPPESVKEFSNIILTEGKRLARLINDLLDFSKLDTGVEELHKESTNIVELATQIINSFKDAMDEKKISVTTEFAAKEIEIKLDKDRISKVLFNLLSNALKFTNPGGRISVLIQDFDSEVEIAVSDTGVGIPEKEIPNLFQKFTKVQRIGAQVGGTGFGLVTVKQIVDLHKGIIKVSSEVDRGSTFIIRLPK